The genomic DNA GAATTCAGGACTTGGCCTGCCAGACCAGCCTACGAGGTCAGGATATATATCCCCGCGGCGATCAGCAGGGTCGAGGTCACGAGGAGAGCGACCTGGAGCAGCTTCAGCAGGCCCGCCGACCGTACATACTCTATCGCCATACCCCACAGCCCGTTGAAGCCGTGGTACACGGCCGCAACGAGGAAGAGCATATCGAAGGCCTTCCAGCAGGGGTTCGAGAGGCGCTGCACTACCGCCTCGTAGCCGATCTGGCCGGCGCCGCTGTAGTGCATCACGAAGAAATGGACCGCGAGGCCTGCCACGAGCAGCACCCCGGTCACCCGCTGGAGAAGCCAGCCCAGCACCCCCCTCAATGGGCGCCTCCGATAACGAAGGGAATCGCGCCAAAAACCGAAAGCAGGCCTCCGATGACGACCGCCGCCCAGAACAGCTTTTTCTGGAGCCGGGTCGGCACGCCGAGGTCGAGGAGGACGAGGCGTATCCCGTTAAAAGAGTGGGCGACCACCAGGCCGAGCAGCCCCACCTCGCTCAAACGGACCAGGGGATGCTTCATGAGTCCCATGAGCGCCTCGTACTGTACCGGGTCCTTGAGATGGCTCAGCACATAGAGGTGAACGAAAACATAGAGCGTGAGCAGGACTCCGGTCAGCCGGTGAACGATCCACGCCGACGATCCGGCAGTGAGCTTGTACCGCATCAGCCTTTTATCACCCTCGCGTTCTTGTACTTCTTTTCGATCTCGTTCTTGAGTCCGATAAAGCTGCCCTTGCCGGCCGTCCGGATCACAATGGCGCGATAGCCCTGCCTGACCCCCTCGTAGGACGTAAGGATGCTCTGGAGCTGGAAGCCGTATTTCCTGATGATATCGGCAACCTCCTTGATCGAGCCCGGCCGGTCCTCGATCAGCAGGGATACCCGGTGGCCTCCGTGGCGCACGCCGGTGATATCGATGAGCGCATGATAGATATCCCGGTCCGAAATAATGCCGGCGAGCCTGCCGCTCTCCACGACGGGCAGACAGCCGATCCTGCGGTCGTGCATGGTCATCGCCGCCTCTTCCACGGGGGTGTCCGGCGCCGTGGTGATGACGTCCGCGGTCATGATCTCCTTGATCCTGGTCTTCGCGAGGAGATAGTGGAGCTCGTAGATGTCGAGGCTCGTGGCCGAAGAAGGCGTAAACTCCTTTATATCCCTGTCGGACAGCATCCCCTTCAGCCGGTCGCCCTTCACCACCGGCAGGTGCTTTATCTTACGCTCCTTCATTATCTTCACCGCATCCGAGACACTGTCATCGGGACTTACCGTATAGACCCTCTTCGTCATCCAATCCGAGACGAACATACGCCACCTCCAAAAGGTAAAATCCTAAATCCGAATTCCTAAATCCGAAACAAAACGTTTAGCATTTCGTGCTTAGGATTGAGGATTTTATACTCCAAGATACGCCTTCCTCACATGCTCGTCGCCGAGGAGCGCTGTCCCCGTGCCCTCGAGCACGATCCTGCCGCTTTCGAGCACGTACGCCCGGTCCGCGACAGAGAGCGTCTGTTTCACATTCTGTTCGACGATAAGGACCGTCGTCCCTTCCTGACGGATCTTCGTTATGACATTGAAAATCTCTCTGACGAGGATCGGGGCGAGGCCGAGCGACGGCTCATCGAACATCAGGAGCTTCGGCTTCGACATCAGGCCTCGCCCCACGGCGAGCATCTGCTGCTCGCCCCCGCTCAGGGTGCCGGAGAGCTGCCGCCGCCGCTCCTTCAGCCGGGGAAAGAGCGCAAACACCATCTCCTTGCTCTTTTCCCGCTCCCTCCTCGCTGCGCCCTTCAGGGCTCCCATATCCAGGTTCTCCTCGACCGTCATCTCGACGAAGAGCCGCCGCGCTTCGGGGACATGGGCAATTCCCTGCTCGATGAGCCGGTAGGGCTCGACCACATGGATCGGCGCACCGTTGAACTCCACTGCGCCGCGCCGGGGCCGCAGGATGCCCGAGACGGTCTTCAGGATGGTCGACTTCCCGGCGCCGTTGGCGCCGACGAGGGCGACGATCTCTCCCTGCCGCACCCCGAACGAAACCTCCCAGACGACCTGTACATCGCCGTAAAAGACATCGATTCCCTGTATCTCAAGCATGCTGGGCCTCTCCAAGATACGCTTCGATAACGAGCGGGTTGTTGCCGATATCGTTCGGTGTTCCTTCGGCGATCTTCTCGCCGTAGTTGAGCACCACGATGCGGTCGGAAATGGACATGATGACCTTCATGTGGTGTTCGATGATCATGATCGTGATGCCCCGGGCCTTTATCTTCTTTATGATCTCGATCGACTCGTTCAGCTCCGAGGGGTTCAGCCCTGCGAAGGATTCATCGAGCAGCAGCATCTCGGGGTCTGTCGCCAGGGCCCGTGCGATTTCGAGCCGCTTTCTCTTGCCGAGGGGAAGCCCCCTCGAGATCACGTCCCGGTCGTCGTGGAGCCCGGTGAACCGCAGGGTCTCGACCGCCCGCTCCTCGGCCTGGGCCTTGGTCTTGACCCGCAGGAAGGAGGAGGCGATGACGTTGTCGAGCACCGTCATCCGCTGCAGGGGCTTGACCACCTGGAAAGTCCGCGCGATACCGCGCTTGCAGATCTGGTGGGGCTTCAGCCCCGAGATCGTTTCCCCTTTGAACAGGACCTCGCCCCGCGACGGCCTGTAGAAGCCGTCGATGACATTGAAGAGCGTCGTCTTGCCCGCTCCGTTGGGTCCGATGAGCCCCACGATCTCTCCTTTCTCTACGGAGAAGGAGACGCCGTTGATGGCAGCGAGGCCTCCGAAGAACATCGAGACTCCCTTGACGTCGAGCATGCTCATGACGAAGACCTCCCGAACCCGAGGAGCCTCTTCAATTTATCCACGTCAGCTCCGTTCCGTAATCCGAACATTTTTTTCAGTCTGCCGAAGTCACCGGTAATGCCGTTCGGCAGGAAGATGATGATCACGATAAGCAGCACGCCGAAGAGGGTGTGATGCGCTGCGCCCAGCTTCGGGATGGAGCGCACCACCTCGGCGAGCAGTATCATGATGACCGCGCCCACCGCCGGCCCCCAATAGGTGGCGACGCCGCCGACCATGACGACCATGATGGTGACGATCGAGATGTCGTGGAGCGCGAAGACGACCTTCGGGTCGATATACCCCATGTAGTTCGTATAGAAGGCGCCGGCGACGCCGGTGAGCACCGCGCTGAGGCAGAGGGCGATCGTCTTGTAAAAGGTCGTATTGATGCCCAGCGATTCGGCGGCGTCCTGGTCCTCGCGGATCGCGACGAAGTAGTAGCCGAGCTTGGACTCGATCACCTTCTTGACGAGGAAGAAGGTCAGCGCAGCGATGCCGAGTATGATGTAGTAATACTGGACCTTTCCGACCCAGGTCCTCTGCTGGAGCATGATACCCATGTCGCCCTGGGTGAGCCAGGTGAGGTTTTCGGCGGATACGCGCAGCACCTCGCCCATCGCGAGCGTGGCGAGGGCGAAGTAGGGTCCCCGCAGCCTGAGGACGATGAAGCCGATCACGAGAGAAAAGCCCGCGACGAAGACGATGCTGAACGGCAGCCCCCACCATGAGGACATACCGGCGTGGTGGTACAGAATCCCCGCGGTGTATGCGCCGAGACCGAAGAACGCCGCATGGCCGAAAGAGACCTGGCCGCAGTAGCCGCCGAGGAGGTTCCAGGACATGCCGATGACCGACCACATGATGAAGATGATCAGGATATGCATTATATAGGAGCTCAGCCCCAGCAGGGGGGTGAGCCCGAGCAGCCCGAGTATGATGAGCGGCAGAGAGCGCTTCATTTTCCCACCCTCCTCTTTCGCAGGAGGGATGCCACCCCGCCGGGCAGGAAGATGAGGGCCGCCACGAAGATGACGAATCTCCCTACCGGCGCCCATCCCATCCCGACATAGGTGGCGGTCATGGATTCGAAGATGCCGAGGATCACGCCGCCGATGATCGCCCCCACCGTCGAGCCGAGCCCGCCGAGGATGGTGATGACGAAGGCGATGAGCGTAAACTGCCCGCCGAGAGCGGGATAGAGGTAATAGATCGGGATGAAGAGGCAGCCCGCTGCGCCGACGAGCCCAGCGCCGATGCCGAAGCTCAGCATACGCATTCTATTCACATTCACGCCCATGAGCAGCGCGGCATGAAGGTCCTGCGCCGTCGCCCTCACCGACTTGCCGGTGTCGGTCTTCGTCAGAAAGAACCAGAGCACCGCCGTGATGACGAGGGCGATGAGAAAGGATACCGCCCATGCGAAGGAGAGGGAGAGCTCGATGGGAGCGTCTTTCCAGTAGTCGGTGAGATACCAGGCCTGCGAGGCGTACTCGACCGAGACCGAGCGGTAGTCGGACTTGAAGAGGAGCGTCGCCAGGTTCGAGAGGACCATGCCGATGCCGACCGTGAGGATGACCTGGTTCTCGGGCAGGATCGAGTCGACCTTGAGCACCGGCGTGATCAGGAACTTCTGGAGGAGAACGCCGATGACGAAGAGCACCGGCGCCGCAATGAACACGCTCACGTAGGGATCGATCTGCAGGAGCGTGAAGAGCCAGTAGGCAATGAACATGGCGACCATCATCAGCTCGCCGTGGGCGAGGTTGATGATCTTCATCACGCCCATGATCAGGGTCATGCCGATGCCGATCAGCGCATAGAGGCCCCCGAGCAGCAGCCCGGCGATGAGTGTCTGCAAAAGAACTTCCACCTGCGGCGCTGTCATTGCCGCGCCCTCCTTGTACGGCCCGCCTTCCCCCGCCTCGCAGCGGGGGAGGGCAGCCGAAGATTCAGTTGTTCATCTATTACGGGGTTCACCGCTACCTTCTCTCTCTCCATTTCGGGATGGGGAATATATACTTCTGCGTCGCGTAGGCGGCGGGCCAGATCGTCTCGTGCTCGCCCTTGATCACCTGGCGCACATAGGTATCGGTGAAATTCTGGTTCTGGAAACCTTCCTTATCGGCAAACTGCACGGGGCCGAAGGCGGTCTCCATCTTCGTCGCCTTCAGGGCCGCCCTGATCTCGTCGGGCGTAAGATTCTTCGCTCTTTCGAGCGCGTCCTTCACCACATAGACCGTCGCATAGGCCGATGCGCCGTGATAGGAGGGGAAGTCGCCGTACTTGCTCTTGAACTTCGCGGCATACTCCCTGGCGCCCTTGAACGTGAGCTGCGGCGTCCAGAGCGTCGCCGTCACGACGTATTCAGCGGCATCCTTCGCATTATCGACGAACTCGGGGATGTCGAAGCCCGCCGCGCCGCCGGCGAAGAGCCTCGCGTCGACCCTGAGCTCCTTGATCTGGCGCATGAGCAGCGCCGCATCCATGACGTAGGACACCATGAAGATGACATCCGGGTTCGCGGCCTTCACCTTCGAAAGGATCGGCCTGAAATCGACCGCGCCCTTTTCGTACTTCTCGTTGACCAGGACT from Nitrospirota bacterium includes the following:
- a CDS encoding ABC transporter substrate-binding protein, translated to MERLRHLSVLVMVMAVLFAAEVFAAEPLRLAIPLPLTGGQAKFGEMMKRSYEMAAEEINAKGGVRGRKLALEFEDSSAKPEIARAIVEKLIDVKKQPIIIGEYTSACAKAVAAVAEERKTPYVVVASAADEITQQKYKYVFRMNPPNAHYSDGLMSYFKEVVKPATMAIIYESSDFGSSSAKDMVKNAERAGIRVLVNEKYEKGAVDFRPILSKVKAANPDVIFMVSYVMDAALLMRQIKELRVDARLFAGGAAGFDIPEFVDNAKDAAEYVVTATLWTPQLTFKGAREYAAKFKSKYGDFPSYHGASAYATVYVVKDALERAKNLTPDEIRAALKATKMETAFGPVQFADKEGFQNQNFTDTYVRQVIKGEHETIWPAAYATQKYIFPIPKWRERR
- a CDS encoding branched-chain amino acid ABC transporter permease, giving the protein MTAPQVEVLLQTLIAGLLLGGLYALIGIGMTLIMGVMKIINLAHGELMMVAMFIAYWLFTLLQIDPYVSVFIAAPVLFVIGVLLQKFLITPVLKVDSILPENQVILTVGIGMVLSNLATLLFKSDYRSVSVEYASQAWYLTDYWKDAPIELSLSFAWAVSFLIALVITAVLWFFLTKTDTGKSVRATAQDLHAALLMGVNVNRMRMLSFGIGAGLVGAAGCLFIPIYYLYPALGGQFTLIAFVITILGGLGSTVGAIIGGVILGIFESMTATYVGMGWAPVGRFVIFVAALIFLPGGVASLLRKRRVGK
- a CDS encoding ABC transporter ATP-binding protein codes for the protein MSMLDVKGVSMFFGGLAAINGVSFSVEKGEIVGLIGPNGAGKTTLFNVIDGFYRPSRGEVLFKGETISGLKPHQICKRGIARTFQVVKPLQRMTVLDNVIASSFLRVKTKAQAEERAVETLRFTGLHDDRDVISRGLPLGKRKRLEIARALATDPEMLLLDESFAGLNPSELNESIEIIKKIKARGITIMIIEHHMKVIMSISDRIVVLNYGEKIAEGTPNDIGNNPLVIEAYLGEAQHA
- the sdhC gene encoding succinate dehydrogenase, cytochrome b556 subunit; amino-acid sequence: MRYKLTAGSSAWIVHRLTGVLLTLYVFVHLYVLSHLKDPVQYEALMGLMKHPLVRLSEVGLLGLVVAHSFNGIRLVLLDLGVPTRLQKKLFWAAVVIGGLLSVFGAIPFVIGGAH
- a CDS encoding branched-chain amino acid ABC transporter permease, with translation MKRSLPLIILGLLGLTPLLGLSSYIMHILIIFIMWSVIGMSWNLLGGYCGQVSFGHAAFFGLGAYTAGILYHHAGMSSWWGLPFSIVFVAGFSLVIGFIVLRLRGPYFALATLAMGEVLRVSAENLTWLTQGDMGIMLQQRTWVGKVQYYYIILGIAALTFFLVKKVIESKLGYYFVAIREDQDAAESLGINTTFYKTIALCLSAVLTGVAGAFYTNYMGYIDPKVVFALHDISIVTIMVVMVGGVATYWGPAVGAVIMILLAEVVRSIPKLGAAHHTLFGVLLIVIIIFLPNGITGDFGRLKKMFGLRNGADVDKLKRLLGFGRSSS
- a CDS encoding CBS and ACT domain-containing protein — encoded protein: MFVSDWMTKRVYTVSPDDSVSDAVKIMKERKIKHLPVVKGDRLKGMLSDRDIKEFTPSSATSLDIYELHYLLAKTRIKEIMTADVITTAPDTPVEEAAMTMHDRRIGCLPVVESGRLAGIISDRDIYHALIDITGVRHGGHRVSLLIEDRPGSIKEVADIIRKYGFQLQSILTSYEGVRQGYRAIVIRTAGKGSFIGLKNEIEKKYKNARVIKG
- the sdhD gene encoding succinate dehydrogenase, hydrophobic membrane anchor protein; amino-acid sequence: MLGWLLQRVTGVLLVAGLAVHFFVMHYSGAGQIGYEAVVQRLSNPCWKAFDMLFLVAAVYHGFNGLWGMAIEYVRSAGLLKLLQVALLVTSTLLIAAGIYILTS
- a CDS encoding ABC transporter ATP-binding protein, with translation MLEIQGIDVFYGDVQVVWEVSFGVRQGEIVALVGANGAGKSTILKTVSGILRPRRGAVEFNGAPIHVVEPYRLIEQGIAHVPEARRLFVEMTVEENLDMGALKGAARREREKSKEMVFALFPRLKERRRQLSGTLSGGEQQMLAVGRGLMSKPKLLMFDEPSLGLAPILVREIFNVITKIRQEGTTVLIVEQNVKQTLSVADRAYVLESGRIVLEGTGTALLGDEHVRKAYLGV